A region from the Etheostoma spectabile isolate EspeVRDwgs_2016 chromosome 9, UIUC_Espe_1.0, whole genome shotgun sequence genome encodes:
- the mindy4 gene encoding probable ubiquitin carboxyl-terminal hydrolase MINDY-4 isoform X2, whose product MATSVEEVSLSIVREYLSRKGLRRTIACMDEEHPRTEASVNNRSHLRQILNMEGLYRKNKALNSPLKTLLEIIVKHRIEGLKNDKITCSKSDPLPSARTMSWIANSSAVSPTVMNDTQTEDSTTAYVISKHVKLSSDIEEVCPSQPPMASLQDNDSYIRREPEKKAPTTESTQKSRTNRIRRGMMAGPIASTSQESNKKRQNQRLEVSKQQLIKKEENKHVGDALLVAGVHQKSSESGLSEITSADCVGVQRELCIAQERVQRENSFGKVQQDILKTTTVKSLPKPNVADLDVSEMVLDDIDDDDDLRELSKVSFPRTVAEHSCAGRPMDQHTAMELKAVLLGSSLNCFSVEWRNQGFTFLDTHDLRYGIVQKKGGPCGVLASIQAFVLKKLLFENFESSNTGLQMLRPSNTTRRKCLVLAAAEILWRAGEGKQATIAINSRQNQFTPTGHYKSEGVLEKITCFTVDNIKDLQLLLERHIDQFETGVLGCILFTISAVLSRSIDKVRDDMDVPTTTLIGAHGYCTQELVNLLLCGRAVSNVFDNDMELDSGNSNMTLLKGVKGHCDVGLLSLFEHYDICKGLT is encoded by the exons ATGGCCACTTCAGTTGAAGAGGTATCTTTATCCATTGTACGGGAATATCTAAGTCGAAAG GGACTCAGGAGGACGATTGCCTGTATGGATGAGGAGCATCCACGCACAGAGGCCAGTGTCAACAACAGATCCCACTTGAGGCAGATTCTCAACATGGAGGGTCTCTATAGAAAGAATAAA GCTCTGAACTCCCCCCTGAAAACTTTACTGGAGATTATTGTGAAGCATCGCATTGAGGGCCTCAAGAATGACAAGATCACCTGCAGTAAAAGTGATCCGCTGCCGTCTGCTCGAACTATGAGCTGGATTGCTAATTCTTCTGCAGTATCACCAACAGTGATGaatgacacacagacagaggatAGCACAACAGCTTATGTTATTAGCAAACATGTCAAATTGAG CTCTGATATAGAAGAAGTCTGCCCTTCTCAACCACCGATGGCTTCCCTCCAGGACAATGATAGCTACATCAGAAGAGAACCGGAAAAAAAGGCTCCCACCACTGAGAGCACCCAAAAGAGCAGAACTAATCGAATTAGACGTGGCATGATGGCTGGTCCAATAGCAAGCACATCTCAG gaatcaaacaaaaaaaggcagaatcaAAGGCTAGAAGTGTCCAAGCAGCAgctcataaaaaaagaagaaaacaagcaTGTTGGGGATGCACTTTTAGTGGCTGGCGTACATCAAAAAAGCTCTGAAAGCGGCCTAAGTGAAATCACCTCAGCTGACTGCGTAGGAGTGCAACGGGAGTTGTGCATTGCACAAGAGAGAGTGCAGAGGGAAAACAGCTTTGGAAAAGTGCAACAAGACATACTGAAGACTACAAC AGTTAAGTCTTTGCCCAAGCCAAATGTGGCTGACTTGGATGTGTCTGAGATGGTTTTGG ATGACATTGATGATGACGACGATCTGCGAGAACTCTCCAAAGTGTCCTTTCCAAGAACTGTCGCAGAGCACAGCTGTGCAGGCCGCCCGATGGACCAGCACACTGCCATG gAATTGAAAGCGGTTCTTCTTGGTTCCAGTCTAAATTGTTTCAGTGTTGAATGGAGGAATCAGGGATTCACATTCTTAGATACACATGACCTGAGATACGGAATTGTGCAGAAAAAG gGTGGACCTTGTGGAGTTCTGGCATCCATCCAAGCCTTTGTCCTAAAGAAACTGCTTTTTGAAAACTTTGAAAGTAGTAATACAGGCCTTCA gaTGTTAAGACCTTCTAACACTACCAGGAGAAAGTGTCTTGTTTTAGCAGCGGCCGAAATACTGTGGAGGGCTGGCGAGGGAAAACAAGCCACAATTGCAAT aaattcaAGACAAAATCAGTTCACCCCAACTGGACACTACAAATCTGAAGGAGTGCTTGAAAAG ATAACATGTTTTACTGTGGATAACATCAAGGACCTGCAGTTGCTTCTGGAGCGGCATATTGATCAG TTTGAGACCGGGGTGTTAGGATGCATACTGTTCACCATATCTGCTGTTCTCTCTCGATCCATTGACAA AGTAAGAGACGATATGGACGTGCCCACCACCACACTCATCGGAGCCCATGGCTACTGCACTCAG GAGCTGGTCAACCTGTTGCTCTGTGGCAGAGCAGTTTCTAATGTCTTTGACAATGACATGGAGCTGGACTCAGGCAATAGCAACATGACTCTACTCAAGGGAGTCAAAGGCCACTGTGACGTTGGCCTGCTGTCCTTGTTTGAACACTATGACATCTGTAAG GGGCTTACTTGA
- the mindy4 gene encoding probable ubiquitin carboxyl-terminal hydrolase MINDY-4 isoform X1, with protein MATSVEEVSLSIVREYLSRKGLRRTIACMDEEHPRTEASVNNRSHLRQILNMEGLYRKNKALNSPLKTLLEIIVKHRIEGLKNDKITCSKSDPLPSARTMSWIANSSAVSPTVMNDTQTEDSTTAYVISKHVKLSSDIEEVCPSQPPMASLQDNDSYIRREPEKKAPTTESTQKSRTNRIRRGMMAGPIASTSQESNKKRQNQRLEVSKQQLIKKEENKHVGDALLVAGVHQKSSESGLSEITSADCVGVQRELCIAQERVQRENSFGKVQQDILKTTTVKSLPKPNVADLDVSEMVLDDIDDDDDLRELSKVSFPRTVAEHSCAGRPMDQHTAMELKAVLLGSSLNCFSVEWRNQGFTFLDTHDLRYGIVQKKGGPCGVLASIQAFVLKKLLFENFESSNTGLQMLRPSNTTRRKCLVLAAAEILWRAGEGKQATIAINSRQNQFTPTGHYKSEGVLEKITCFTVDNIKDLQLLLERHIDQFETGVLGCILFTISAVLSRSIDKVRDDMDVPTTTLIGAHGYCTQELVNLLLCGRAVSNVFDNDMELDSGNSNMTLLKGVKGHCDVGLLSLFEHYDICKVGAYLKTPCYPIWVVCSESHFSVLFGLQRELLTNQDKSLEFDLYYYDGLANQQEEIRLTVSVGKWALNCQHVDTDLIPPLEHCIRTRWKGAFVNWNDTEPIL; from the exons ATGGCCACTTCAGTTGAAGAGGTATCTTTATCCATTGTACGGGAATATCTAAGTCGAAAG GGACTCAGGAGGACGATTGCCTGTATGGATGAGGAGCATCCACGCACAGAGGCCAGTGTCAACAACAGATCCCACTTGAGGCAGATTCTCAACATGGAGGGTCTCTATAGAAAGAATAAA GCTCTGAACTCCCCCCTGAAAACTTTACTGGAGATTATTGTGAAGCATCGCATTGAGGGCCTCAAGAATGACAAGATCACCTGCAGTAAAAGTGATCCGCTGCCGTCTGCTCGAACTATGAGCTGGATTGCTAATTCTTCTGCAGTATCACCAACAGTGATGaatgacacacagacagaggatAGCACAACAGCTTATGTTATTAGCAAACATGTCAAATTGAG CTCTGATATAGAAGAAGTCTGCCCTTCTCAACCACCGATGGCTTCCCTCCAGGACAATGATAGCTACATCAGAAGAGAACCGGAAAAAAAGGCTCCCACCACTGAGAGCACCCAAAAGAGCAGAACTAATCGAATTAGACGTGGCATGATGGCTGGTCCAATAGCAAGCACATCTCAG gaatcaaacaaaaaaaggcagaatcaAAGGCTAGAAGTGTCCAAGCAGCAgctcataaaaaaagaagaaaacaagcaTGTTGGGGATGCACTTTTAGTGGCTGGCGTACATCAAAAAAGCTCTGAAAGCGGCCTAAGTGAAATCACCTCAGCTGACTGCGTAGGAGTGCAACGGGAGTTGTGCATTGCACAAGAGAGAGTGCAGAGGGAAAACAGCTTTGGAAAAGTGCAACAAGACATACTGAAGACTACAAC AGTTAAGTCTTTGCCCAAGCCAAATGTGGCTGACTTGGATGTGTCTGAGATGGTTTTGG ATGACATTGATGATGACGACGATCTGCGAGAACTCTCCAAAGTGTCCTTTCCAAGAACTGTCGCAGAGCACAGCTGTGCAGGCCGCCCGATGGACCAGCACACTGCCATG gAATTGAAAGCGGTTCTTCTTGGTTCCAGTCTAAATTGTTTCAGTGTTGAATGGAGGAATCAGGGATTCACATTCTTAGATACACATGACCTGAGATACGGAATTGTGCAGAAAAAG gGTGGACCTTGTGGAGTTCTGGCATCCATCCAAGCCTTTGTCCTAAAGAAACTGCTTTTTGAAAACTTTGAAAGTAGTAATACAGGCCTTCA gaTGTTAAGACCTTCTAACACTACCAGGAGAAAGTGTCTTGTTTTAGCAGCGGCCGAAATACTGTGGAGGGCTGGCGAGGGAAAACAAGCCACAATTGCAAT aaattcaAGACAAAATCAGTTCACCCCAACTGGACACTACAAATCTGAAGGAGTGCTTGAAAAG ATAACATGTTTTACTGTGGATAACATCAAGGACCTGCAGTTGCTTCTGGAGCGGCATATTGATCAG TTTGAGACCGGGGTGTTAGGATGCATACTGTTCACCATATCTGCTGTTCTCTCTCGATCCATTGACAA AGTAAGAGACGATATGGACGTGCCCACCACCACACTCATCGGAGCCCATGGCTACTGCACTCAG GAGCTGGTCAACCTGTTGCTCTGTGGCAGAGCAGTTTCTAATGTCTTTGACAATGACATGGAGCTGGACTCAGGCAATAGCAACATGACTCTACTCAAGGGAGTCAAAGGCCACTGTGACGTTGGCCTGCTGTCCTTGTTTGAACACTATGACATCTGTAAG GTAGGGGCTTACTTGAAGACTCCATGTTACCCCATTTGGGTGGTCTGCAGTGAAAGCCACTTCAGCGTGTTGTTTGGCCTGCAGAGAGAGCTATTGACCAATCAGGACAAAAGCCTGGAGTTTGACCTCTACTATTATGATGGACTGGCCAATCAACAGGAAGAGATCCGCCTCACTGTCT CGGTTGGCAAATGGGCCCTGAACTGTCAACATGTCGACACTGATCTCATTCCACCACTGGAGCACTGTATCCGAACAAG gtgGAAAGGTGCGTTTGTCAATTGGAATGATACAGAGCCTATTCTCTGA